One genomic segment of Streptomyces liangshanensis includes these proteins:
- a CDS encoding helix-turn-helix transcriptional regulator: protein MDRARLATFLRTRRDSLQPEDVGLPRGRRRRTAGLRREEVAALCDLSADYYSRLEQRRGPHPSEQMLSSISRGLHLSAEERDHLFRLGGYPTPRRAARADRVEPGTRRILDRLADTPAQVVTLLGETLRQTAPAVALLGDETRHTGPARSLHYRWFTDPATRRIHPEDDHPAHSRLLVSHLHATYARDGKGSRAAALVDALLPASAEFALLWQEHPVPEAYCALKRILHPALGLLELHCQTLVDADRSQALQVFTAAPGSESEDKLRLLSAGHGHHV from the coding sequence ATGGACAGGGCCCGACTCGCGACGTTCCTGCGTACCCGGCGCGACAGTCTGCAACCGGAGGACGTGGGACTGCCCCGCGGGCGGCGACGGCGGACCGCCGGGCTGCGCCGCGAGGAGGTGGCCGCGTTGTGCGACCTGTCGGCCGACTACTACAGCCGGCTGGAACAGCGGCGAGGCCCCCACCCGTCGGAGCAGATGCTCTCGTCGATCTCCCGAGGCCTGCACCTCTCCGCCGAGGAGCGTGACCACCTGTTCCGCCTCGGCGGCTACCCGACTCCGCGCCGCGCCGCGCGCGCCGACCGCGTCGAACCGGGCACCCGGCGCATCCTCGACCGGCTCGCCGACACTCCCGCCCAGGTGGTGACGCTGCTCGGAGAGACGCTCCGGCAGACCGCCCCGGCCGTCGCCCTGCTGGGGGACGAGACGCGCCACACGGGACCGGCCCGCAGCCTGCACTACCGGTGGTTCACGGACCCGGCGACGCGACGGATCCACCCCGAGGACGACCACCCCGCCCACAGCCGCCTCCTCGTGTCGCACCTGCACGCGACGTACGCCAGGGACGGCAAGGGCTCACGCGCCGCGGCCCTCGTCGACGCGCTGCTCCCCGCCAGCGCCGAGTTCGCCCTGCTGTGGCAGGAGCATCCGGTGCCGGAGGCGTACTGCGCCCTCAAACGCATCCTGCATCCGGCGCTGGGGCTGCTGGAACTCCACTGCCAGACCCTGGTCGACGCCGACCGGTCCCAGGCCTTGCAGGTCTTCACCGCCGCACCCGGGTCGGAGAGCGAGGACAAGCTGCGCCTGCTGTCCGCCGGGCACGGGCACCACGTGTGA
- a CDS encoding MerR family transcriptional regulator, with protein MHASFVPPRQVKIGDAAAFAGSTPRAIRHYHEIGLLPEPGRGGDGRRRYAYEDMIRLLWIRKMSDAGIALDDIRDAFTTGADSAGTNSAGTDSAGTDGGEDVAGVLERLERNLAEQEATLRRQRTAVRRMRAEGSRKGLLSAFVAERLKGLPEGSLLQADLDTLLVTERILGPLGAAVQATRFVALATHPTLREESDRVDTAEEALDDSVAVDDPRVAHVAAERYAFERALEAAIEKSRLGAGDDDLLDAPDTSYPEAGPASAGREAGSMSAFEALGKMPYDFSPARLRCMEVAEELAEEPAAQDSPPT; from the coding sequence ATGCATGCGTCGTTCGTGCCACCCCGCCAGGTCAAGATCGGTGACGCGGCGGCCTTCGCCGGCAGCACACCACGGGCGATTCGCCACTACCACGAGATCGGCCTGCTCCCGGAGCCCGGGCGGGGCGGCGACGGCCGCCGCCGCTACGCGTACGAGGACATGATCCGCCTGCTGTGGATCCGCAAGATGTCCGACGCCGGGATCGCGCTGGACGACATCCGCGACGCCTTCACCACCGGTGCGGATTCAGCCGGTACGAACTCCGCTGGTACGGATTCCGCTGGTACGGACGGCGGAGAAGACGTCGCGGGCGTCCTGGAGCGGTTGGAACGGAACCTCGCCGAGCAGGAGGCGACCTTGCGGCGGCAACGAACCGCCGTGCGGCGGATGCGCGCCGAAGGCAGCCGGAAGGGCCTGCTCTCCGCCTTCGTCGCCGAACGTCTCAAGGGCCTGCCCGAAGGCTCCCTGCTCCAGGCGGACCTGGACACTCTGCTGGTCACCGAGCGGATCCTCGGCCCGCTCGGCGCGGCCGTCCAGGCCACGCGCTTCGTCGCCCTGGCCACGCATCCCACGCTGCGCGAGGAGTCCGACCGCGTCGACACCGCCGAGGAGGCACTCGACGACAGCGTCGCCGTCGATGACCCACGGGTGGCTCACGTCGCCGCCGAGCGGTACGCCTTCGAACGCGCCCTGGAGGCCGCCATCGAGAAGTCCCGCCTGGGCGCGGGCGACGACGATCTCCTCGACGCCCCGGACACCTCGTACCCGGAGGCCGGCCCCGCCTCCGCCGGGCGGGAGGCGGGCTCCATGAGCGCCTTCGAAGCCCTCGGCAAGATGCCCTACGACTTCTCCCCGGCGCGCCTGCGCTGCATGGAAGTGGCCGAAGAGCTGGCCGAAGAACCGGCCGCTCAGGACTCACCCCCCACCTGA
- a CDS encoding TetR/AcrR family transcriptional regulator — MTSKRAYVSPLRQQAAARTREVILLRATELFAERGYGRVAVADIAAAAGVSPPTVFASLGSKGAILNRIVEDAVAASGYEESLRQVTALTTPGEVLVALAAGTRAGNEGQFAAHQALHKALPVHEDADELWRRATGAYREALADAARHLHTLAPAPAGTARETADRLWYWFGPASWRTLVVENGWSWERAEEFLGRTATATLI; from the coding sequence ATGACCTCCAAGCGCGCCTACGTCTCCCCTCTGCGCCAACAGGCCGCCGCGCGGACCCGCGAGGTGATCCTGTTGCGGGCCACGGAACTGTTCGCGGAGCGCGGTTACGGGCGCGTCGCGGTCGCGGACATCGCGGCGGCGGCCGGGGTCTCGCCGCCCACGGTGTTCGCCAGCCTCGGGAGCAAGGGCGCCATCCTGAACCGGATCGTGGAGGACGCCGTCGCGGCGTCGGGCTACGAGGAATCCTTGCGGCAGGTGACGGCTCTGACGACGCCCGGCGAGGTGCTGGTGGCGCTCGCGGCGGGCACCCGGGCCGGGAACGAGGGGCAGTTCGCCGCCCACCAGGCGCTGCACAAGGCCCTGCCGGTGCACGAGGACGCCGACGAACTCTGGCGGCGGGCCACCGGCGCCTACCGCGAGGCGCTCGCCGACGCGGCCCGCCACCTCCACACCTTGGCCCCCGCGCCGGCCGGTACCGCGCGGGAGACGGCGGACCGCCTCTGGTACTGGTTCGGCCCCGCGAGCTGGCGCACGCTGGTGGTCGAGAACGGCTGGTCGTGGGAGCGGGCCGAGGAGTTCCTCGGGAGGACGGCGACCGCGACGCTCATCTAG
- a CDS encoding response regulator transcription factor: MTDPSSTEARTPSVSRVLICDDQELIRMGLRMVIDSQPDLSVVGEAADGDAAITAVAALDPDLVLMDIRMPGLDGLAATEHLCARPDGPRILVVTTFDLDEYAYAALRAGANGFLVKDAPAEEILVTVRAVLRGEVMVAPSLTRRLVERFVLQAPESAPAQRGRLAALTDREREVLALVAHGLANGEIADRLFVGETTVKTHLGRVLTKLGLRDRIHAVIFAYESGLIRAGD, from the coding sequence GTGACCGACCCGTCGTCGACCGAGGCCCGTACCCCGTCCGTGTCCCGGGTGCTGATCTGCGACGACCAGGAGCTGATCCGGATGGGACTGCGCATGGTCATCGACAGCCAGCCCGACCTCAGCGTCGTGGGCGAGGCCGCCGACGGTGACGCGGCGATCACCGCCGTGGCCGCGCTGGACCCGGACCTCGTCCTGATGGACATCCGGATGCCCGGACTGGACGGGCTCGCCGCCACCGAGCACCTCTGCGCGCGGCCCGACGGGCCCAGGATCCTCGTCGTCACCACCTTCGACCTCGACGAGTACGCCTACGCGGCCCTGCGGGCCGGCGCGAACGGCTTCCTCGTCAAGGACGCCCCCGCCGAGGAGATCCTGGTCACCGTCCGCGCGGTGCTGCGCGGCGAGGTCATGGTGGCCCCCTCGCTCACCCGGCGCCTGGTCGAGCGCTTCGTCCTCCAGGCGCCCGAATCCGCCCCCGCCCAACGCGGCCGCCTCGCCGCACTCACCGACCGGGAGCGGGAAGTCCTTGCCCTCGTCGCCCACGGGCTGGCCAACGGCGAGATCGCCGACCGCCTCTTCGTCGGGGAGACCACCGTCAAGACCCACCTCGGCCGCGTCCTGACCAAACTCGGCCTCCGCGACCGTATCCACGCCGTCATCTTCGCCTACGAGAGCGGGCTGATACGGGCCGGTGACTGA
- a CDS encoding carbonic anhydrase yields the protein MGAVETLTGRNKDFAESRYDASLRMRPTLATIVIGCVDARVDPAGVLGAAPGEIMAIRNVGGRVTPHALDELFILRNVARAVGDDIDPGWDLIVMHHTQCGITQVHDRPDLLAPYFGVAEDQVDTMRVGNPYDAVALDVSVLRADERLAGARVAGLVYDVTTGRVETVVEP from the coding sequence ATGGGTGCCGTCGAAACCCTCACCGGCCGGAACAAGGATTTCGCGGAGTCCCGGTACGACGCGAGCCTGCGCATGAGGCCGACCCTCGCGACGATCGTCATCGGCTGCGTCGACGCGCGCGTCGACCCGGCCGGGGTTCTCGGCGCGGCTCCGGGGGAGATCATGGCGATCCGCAATGTCGGCGGGCGCGTCACCCCGCACGCCCTCGACGAGCTGTTCATCCTCCGCAACGTCGCGCGGGCCGTCGGCGACGACATCGACCCCGGCTGGGACCTGATCGTCATGCACCACACCCAGTGCGGCATCACCCAGGTCCACGACCGCCCCGACCTGCTCGCCCCCTACTTCGGGGTCGCCGAGGACCAGGTGGACACGATGCGGGTCGGCAACCCGTACGACGCGGTCGCCCTGGACGTCTCGGTGCTGCGCGCCGACGAACGCCTCGCGGGTGCGCGCGTCGCGGGCCTGGTCTACGACGTCACGACCGGACGCGTCGAGACCGTGGTGGAGCCCTGA
- a CDS encoding LysE family translocator, with protein sequence MVSTDRFLAFAAMSLLVIVIPGPSVLFVIGRALALGRRAALASVLGNVAGSYALVVAVALGIGALVERSVTVFLVVKLAGAAYLVILGVQAFRHRKSMRAAAMSAPAGPARGDLRTVADGFVVGITNPKGVVFFAAVLPQFVDHSAGQVPAQMLLLGLVPITIGLITDTLWGLGASAARDWFARSERRLSMVGGAGGFAMIGLGVTVAATGRAD encoded by the coding sequence ATGGTGTCGACCGACCGCTTTCTCGCCTTCGCCGCGATGTCCCTGCTGGTGATCGTGATCCCGGGGCCCAGCGTGCTCTTCGTGATCGGGCGGGCGCTGGCCCTCGGCCGGCGGGCGGCGCTGGCGAGCGTCCTCGGCAATGTCGCGGGGTCGTACGCCCTGGTCGTGGCGGTCGCGCTGGGCATCGGCGCGCTCGTGGAGCGGTCGGTGACGGTGTTCCTGGTCGTGAAGCTGGCCGGCGCCGCGTATCTCGTGATCCTCGGCGTGCAGGCCTTCCGGCACCGGAAGTCGATGCGGGCCGCCGCCATGTCCGCGCCGGCGGGACCCGCGCGCGGGGATCTCCGTACCGTCGCGGACGGCTTTGTCGTCGGGATCACCAACCCCAAGGGCGTGGTGTTCTTCGCGGCCGTACTGCCCCAGTTCGTGGACCACTCGGCCGGTCAGGTACCGGCGCAGATGCTGCTGCTGGGTCTCGTACCGATCACCATCGGCCTGATCACGGACACCCTCTGGGGGCTGGGCGCCTCCGCGGCCCGCGACTGGTTCGCCCGCTCGGAGCGCAGGCTCTCGATGGTGGGCGGCGCGGGCGGATTCGCGATGATCGGCCTGGGTGTGACGGTCGCCGCGACGGGCCGCGCGGACTGA
- a CDS encoding SDR family oxidoreductase, giving the protein MLTREFAVIDVTVPHLTGRLAVVTGASDGVGRALAGRLALAGAEVLLAVRNPDKGAAAVARIRAAVPGAVVSVGVLDLASLASVADFAKRLNQAGRAVDLLVNNAGVMAPATRHTTADGHELQLGTNHLGHFALTAQILPLLRAGRARVTTLTSSAARSGRINWDDLQSERKYAPVGAYGQSKLANLLFALELDRRSTAGEWGISSNAAHPGTTLTNLYASGPNLGRARPSPYEAIMTRLSRLGVLVHGVDAGMLPVLYAATGQGARGGGFYGPDGFGQFTGRPTELSVYKAARSEVAASRLWGVSERLTGVTFDVV; this is encoded by the coding sequence ATGTTGACCAGGGAGTTCGCAGTGATCGACGTGACCGTACCCCACCTCACCGGAAGGCTCGCGGTGGTCACCGGCGCGAGTGACGGCGTCGGCCGGGCGCTGGCCGGGAGGCTGGCGCTCGCGGGGGCCGAGGTGCTTCTGGCGGTGCGGAATCCGGACAAGGGCGCCGCGGCCGTCGCGAGGATCCGCGCGGCCGTGCCGGGCGCCGTCGTCTCGGTCGGCGTTCTCGACCTGGCGTCCCTGGCCTCCGTCGCCGACTTCGCGAAGCGGCTGAACCAGGCCGGGAGAGCGGTCGACCTCCTGGTCAACAACGCCGGCGTGATGGCCCCGGCCACCCGGCACACCACGGCGGACGGTCACGAGCTCCAGCTCGGCACGAACCACCTCGGCCACTTCGCCCTCACCGCACAGATCCTCCCCCTGCTGCGCGCCGGCCGGGCCCGGGTCACCACCCTCACCAGCAGCGCGGCCCGCTCGGGCAGGATCAACTGGGACGATCTCCAGAGCGAGCGGAAGTACGCGCCCGTGGGCGCGTACGGACAGTCCAAGCTCGCCAACCTGCTGTTCGCCCTCGAACTGGACCGGCGCAGTACGGCGGGGGAGTGGGGCATCTCCAGCAACGCCGCCCATCCGGGGACCACCTTGACGAACCTGTACGCGTCCGGGCCCAACCTGGGCCGTGCCCGGCCCTCGCCGTACGAGGCCATCATGACCCGGCTGTCCCGCCTCGGTGTCCTCGTGCACGGCGTCGACGCGGGGATGCTCCCGGTGTTGTACGCGGCGACCGGGCAGGGTGCCCGGGGTGGCGGCTTCTACGGACCCGACGGCTTCGGGCAGTTCACCGGCCGCCCGACCGAGTTGAGCGTCTACAAGGCGGCCCGCTCCGAAGTGGCGGCGTCAAGGCTCTGGGGCGTCTCGGAGCGGCTGACGGGGGTCACCTTCGACGTGGTGTGA
- a CDS encoding DedA family protein: MVPLAESLAVNVLDAGSLLSAFGALGVAVVLFAETGLLVGFFLPGDSLLFTAGLLCVNGSRGTAHLSLPQVLVAAVAGALAGAQVGFWIGRRGGRALLARSRATRLREGAARAEELLTRYGHAKAIVLARFVPVVRTVLNPLAGALGVPAKVFLLWQTVGGVVWTAGLVLAGYALGSSIPGVDRYLLPLVAVVVIVSLIPLALELRRARARGRTAGGDVP, translated from the coding sequence ATGGTCCCGCTCGCCGAATCCCTGGCGGTGAACGTCCTGGACGCCGGATCGCTGCTCTCCGCCTTCGGGGCGCTGGGTGTCGCCGTCGTGCTGTTCGCCGAGACCGGCCTCCTCGTGGGGTTCTTCCTCCCCGGCGACTCGCTGCTGTTCACCGCCGGCCTGCTCTGCGTCAACGGCTCGCGGGGGACGGCTCACCTGTCGCTCCCCCAGGTCCTCGTCGCGGCCGTCGCCGGCGCGCTGGCCGGCGCCCAGGTCGGCTTCTGGATCGGGCGCCGCGGCGGCCGGGCGCTGCTCGCGCGCAGCCGGGCGACACGACTGCGGGAGGGAGCGGCGCGGGCCGAGGAGCTGCTCACCCGGTACGGCCACGCCAAGGCCATCGTCCTCGCCCGCTTCGTACCGGTCGTGAGGACGGTCCTCAACCCGCTCGCCGGAGCCCTCGGCGTCCCCGCGAAGGTCTTCCTGCTCTGGCAGACGGTCGGCGGCGTGGTCTGGACCGCCGGCCTCGTCCTCGCCGGGTACGCCCTCGGCTCGTCGATCCCCGGCGTCGACCGCTACCTCCTCCCGCTGGTGGCGGTCGTGGTGATCGTCTCGCTGATCCCGCTCGCCCTGGAACTGCGCCGCGCGCGTGCCCGGGGGCGGACGGCCGGGGGTGACGTGCCGTGA
- a CDS encoding BlaI/MecI/CopY family transcriptional regulator yields the protein MGDERTGPQGRRAPGELENEVLTALWALGTPATAATVREHVAGSPAHTTVLTILSRLHDKGLVSREQAGRGHVYSPVRDEAGHTAAGMRALLERGGDRAAVLARFVSDLPAEDEELLERLLRGHTEG from the coding sequence GTGGGAGACGAGCGGACGGGCCCGCAGGGCCGGCGAGCCCCGGGCGAACTGGAGAACGAGGTGCTGACGGCCCTGTGGGCCCTGGGCACGCCCGCGACGGCCGCGACCGTGCGGGAGCACGTCGCGGGGAGCCCCGCGCACACCACGGTGCTCACGATCCTCTCCCGGCTCCACGACAAGGGTCTGGTCAGCCGCGAACAGGCAGGCCGCGGGCACGTCTACTCCCCTGTCCGGGACGAGGCGGGACACACCGCCGCCGGTATGCGGGCCCTGTTGGAGCGGGGCGGCGACCGGGCCGCCGTACTCGCCAGGTTCGTGTCCGACCTTCCCGCCGAGGACGAAGAGCTGCTGGAGCGCCTCCTCCGCGGACACACGGAGGGCTGA
- a CDS encoding e9imm peptide: MAHAAAVALVQRIMDADHADEAELAGWLDALDKTFACPSGHVRDLIFWPEPPEPSAAEVVDRALAYRPIAL; encoded by the coding sequence ATGGCCCACGCGGCCGCGGTCGCCCTGGTGCAGCGGATCATGGATGCGGATCATGCCGACGAAGCCGAACTGGCCGGCTGGCTGGACGCCCTCGACAAGACCTTCGCCTGTCCGAGCGGCCACGTCAGGGACCTGATCTTCTGGCCCGAGCCCCCGGAGCCCTCGGCAGCCGAGGTGGTCGACCGAGCCCTGGCCTACCGCCCGATCGCGCTCTGA
- a CDS encoding M56 family metallopeptidase gives MRVVVFLPFVVSGLLAVSAPWAGRRLPPRTASWLLTAASTVAAGGWAAALSMLAFTLVGQVPAVAEEGRWSPGALAASTPVNRTVAAAAALLLAGCAGALAVAAWRRARSLVAARRESRLHPGRGDVVFLDDPVPTAFALPGSPGRVVVSSGMLRALSADERRALMAHERAHLRHRHHLFLLVLQLSAALNPLLRPVADAGGFALERWADEHAGTVVADRPLVARAVARAALATKRGARPALAATGGPVPQRVHALLSPLLPFRRRWVAPLAFLMIVCCVSVLISAQDMDQLFDAASYAHVASRR, from the coding sequence ATGCGCGTCGTCGTCTTCCTGCCCTTCGTCGTCAGCGGGCTGCTGGCGGTCTCGGCTCCCTGGGCAGGGCGGCGGTTGCCGCCGCGAACCGCCTCGTGGCTGCTGACCGCCGCGTCGACGGTGGCGGCCGGCGGCTGGGCGGCCGCGCTGAGCATGCTGGCCTTCACGCTCGTCGGGCAGGTCCCGGCGGTGGCGGAGGAGGGACGCTGGTCCCCGGGCGCCCTGGCCGCGAGCACGCCGGTGAACCGTACGGTGGCCGCGGCCGCCGCGCTCCTGCTCGCCGGGTGTGCCGGCGCGCTGGCCGTCGCGGCCTGGCGGCGGGCCCGGTCGCTGGTCGCGGCCCGGCGGGAGTCGCGGCTCCACCCGGGGCGGGGAGACGTCGTCTTCCTGGACGATCCGGTGCCGACCGCCTTCGCGCTGCCCGGGTCGCCGGGCCGCGTGGTGGTCTCCTCCGGCATGCTGCGCGCCCTGTCCGCCGACGAGCGGCGCGCGCTGATGGCCCATGAGCGGGCCCACCTCCGCCACCGGCACCATCTCTTCCTCCTGGTGCTCCAGTTGTCGGCCGCGCTCAACCCGTTGCTGCGGCCCGTCGCGGACGCGGGCGGTTTCGCGCTGGAGCGGTGGGCCGACGAGCACGCGGGCACGGTGGTGGCCGACCGGCCGTTGGTGGCAAGGGCCGTCGCGCGGGCGGCACTGGCCACGAAGCGGGGCGCGCGGCCCGCTCTCGCCGCGACGGGAGGCCCCGTACCGCAGCGTGTCCACGCCCTGCTGAGCCCGCTGCTCCCGTTCCGGCGCCGCTGGGTGGCGCCGCTGGCCTTCCTGATGATCGTCTGCTGTGTCAGCGTGCTGATCTCGGCGCAGGACATGGACCAGCTGTTCGACGCGGCGTCGTACGCCCACGTCGCGTCGCGGCGCTGA
- a CDS encoding glycosyltransferase — protein MPRHHRVNDSRPDRPASRPLPRIMIISARVGAGHDGAAAELGRRLEDAGFAVDRRDFLDLLPAGLGRLLSATYHRMLTWAPRAYQRLYASTEHPGHPGLLVRSLVRSCRRRTLRAVAPGTVAVVSTYPGASHVLGGLRLAGRLRMPAFTYLTDFSVHPLWVAPGIDAHLAPHRVPAGQAEAWGAARVAVVSPVTGERFVPADDSARTAARAAFGLPADRALALVVAGSWGVGAVRESAAEILASGAAVPVVVCGANEALAEQLRADGFPYVRGWETDMPGLMRACDVLVQNAGGLTSLEAFASGLPVVTFRCIPGHGRTNAAALDEAGLALWVRDPAALGSVLTSLTTGALGARQRAAGLGLFTSEPGPAAVITTVVAEHAARQAPAARPTRPGRRGVRTVALGLAGAAAFGIAAPAQAAEVVPARWESAAHHLIERYEP, from the coding sequence ATGCCCCGCCACCATCGGGTGAACGACAGCAGGCCCGACCGACCCGCCTCCCGCCCGCTCCCACGGATCATGATCATCTCCGCGCGGGTGGGCGCGGGCCACGACGGTGCCGCCGCCGAGCTGGGCCGGCGCCTGGAGGACGCCGGGTTCGCCGTAGACCGGCGCGACTTCCTCGACCTGCTGCCCGCCGGGCTGGGCCGGCTGCTGTCCGCCACGTACCACCGCATGCTCACCTGGGCCCCCCGTGCCTATCAGCGCCTCTACGCGTCGACCGAACACCCCGGCCACCCGGGGCTGTTGGTGCGCTCCCTGGTCCGCTCCTGCCGACGGCGCACGCTCCGCGCCGTCGCGCCCGGGACGGTCGCCGTCGTCTCCACGTACCCGGGCGCGAGCCATGTGCTCGGCGGGCTGCGCCTGGCGGGGCGGCTGCGGATGCCCGCGTTCACCTACCTGACGGACTTCTCCGTCCACCCGCTCTGGGTCGCGCCCGGCATCGACGCGCACCTCGCCCCCCACCGGGTGCCCGCGGGGCAGGCCGAGGCGTGGGGAGCGGCCCGGGTGGCCGTGGTGAGTCCGGTGACCGGCGAGCGTTTCGTCCCGGCGGACGACAGCGCGCGCACGGCGGCCCGCGCCGCGTTCGGCCTGCCCGCCGACCGGGCCCTGGCGCTGGTCGTCGCGGGTTCCTGGGGCGTGGGCGCGGTACGGGAGTCCGCCGCCGAGATCCTGGCGAGCGGGGCGGCCGTGCCCGTGGTGGTGTGCGGCGCCAACGAGGCGCTGGCGGAACAGCTCCGCGCCGACGGCTTCCCGTACGTCCGCGGCTGGGAGACCGACATGCCGGGCCTGATGCGGGCCTGCGACGTCCTGGTCCAGAACGCGGGTGGCCTCACCTCGCTGGAGGCGTTCGCCAGCGGGCTGCCCGTCGTCACCTTCCGCTGCATACCGGGCCACGGCCGGACCAACGCCGCCGCCCTCGACGAGGCCGGGCTCGCCCTCTGGGTACGGGATCCGGCCGCCCTCGGAAGCGTGCTCACCTCGCTCACCACCGGGGCGCTCGGCGCACGTCAACGCGCCGCGGGTCTCGGCCTGTTCACGTCGGAGCCGGGCCCGGCAGCGGTGATCACCACCGTCGTCGCGGAACACGCCGCCCGCCAGGCGCCGGCCGCGCGCCCCACGCGCCCGGGGCGGCGTGGTGTGAGAACGGTGGCGTTGGGCCTGGCCGGCGCGGCCGCCTTCGGGATCGCCGCGCCGGCCCAGGCCGCCGAGGTCGTCCCGGCCCGCTGGGAGAGCGCCGCGCACCACCTGATCGAGAGGTACGAACCGTGA
- a CDS encoding polysaccharide deacetylase family protein, protein MNDPMARTARDFRTRDLGTRDLRIRDLGTGDLGTRNLRTHELGTRDFRTRTALLTLGLASATAAAHAAPAVSAFGPLRNRLMPRLAGQGRPDHVALTFDDGPDHLSTPHFLRLLDDRGVRATFFLLGSMAVRSPGLAREIAAAGHEVALHGWAHRPLPLRHPRAARDDLARGRDLLADVLGEPPRLFRPPYGLMTTGTHLACRELDLVPVLWTAWGEDWRARATPRSVHDTVMGSLRGGGTVLLHDSDCTSATGSWRATLGALPRLLDTFAARGWETGPLRDHGGPSGGRQRAFYSE, encoded by the coding sequence GTGAACGACCCCATGGCACGGACCGCCCGCGACTTCCGTACACGCGACCTCGGTACACGCGACCTCCGTATCCGCGACCTCGGTACCGGCGACCTCGGTACCCGCAACCTCCGTACCCACGAACTCGGTACACGCGACTTCCGTACCCGCACCGCCCTGCTCACGCTCGGCCTGGCCTCGGCCACCGCCGCCGCCCACGCCGCCCCCGCCGTCTCCGCGTTCGGCCCGCTGCGCAACCGGTTGATGCCCCGCCTGGCCGGGCAGGGCCGCCCCGACCATGTCGCGCTCACCTTCGACGACGGGCCCGACCACCTGTCGACGCCCCACTTCCTCCGGCTCCTGGACGACCGGGGGGTGCGCGCGACCTTCTTCCTGCTGGGCTCCATGGCGGTCAGGTCGCCCGGTCTCGCCCGGGAGATCGCCGCCGCGGGACACGAGGTCGCCCTGCACGGCTGGGCCCACCGGCCGCTGCCCCTGCGCCACCCGCGCGCCGCCCGCGACGACCTCGCGCGCGGCCGGGACCTGTTGGCCGACGTACTGGGCGAGCCGCCCCGGCTCTTCCGTCCGCCGTACGGGCTGATGACCACCGGCACGCACCTCGCCTGCCGCGAACTGGACCTGGTGCCGGTGCTGTGGACCGCGTGGGGCGAGGACTGGCGGGCCCGCGCCACTCCCCGTTCCGTGCACGACACCGTCATGGGGTCGTTGCGCGGCGGCGGTACGGTCCTGCTCCACGACTCCGACTGCACGTCGGCGACCGGCTCGTGGCGTGCCACCCTCGGCGCGCTCCCCCGGCTCCTCGACACCTTCGCCGCCCGGGGCTGGGAGACGGGGCCGCTCCGTGACCACGGAGGCCCGTCCGGCGGGCGGCAGCGGGCTTTCTACAGCGAGTAG
- a CDS encoding phosphatase PAP2 family protein, whose translation MSVARGITATGTGPWPYLLALAAGLLAGRTGPERLRAAALALAVLVLGQALRYGVLALIARPRPALADWATHASGYSFPSGHTTTSALAGGLLYWGITRHTTRAPAGPGAASPAGEPARRTIHALLTRTLRILPLAWAATVALTRIYLGVHWASDVIGGWLYATACLAGAALVVRALRGGPRTGLQSPARISPLS comes from the coding sequence GTGAGCGTGGCGCGCGGGATCACCGCCACCGGGACGGGCCCCTGGCCCTACCTCCTCGCGCTGGCCGCCGGCCTGCTGGCAGGCCGCACCGGGCCGGAGCGGTTGCGGGCCGCTGCTCTCGCGCTCGCGGTCCTCGTCCTGGGGCAGGCGCTCCGCTACGGCGTGCTGGCGCTGATCGCCCGCCCGCGCCCGGCCCTGGCCGACTGGGCCACCCATGCCTCCGGGTACTCGTTCCCGTCGGGTCACACCACCACCTCGGCCCTCGCGGGCGGCCTCCTGTACTGGGGGATCACGCGGCACACCACGCGCGCCCCCGCCGGTCCGGGCGCCGCGTCGCCCGCCGGCGAACCGGCCCGCCGCACCATTCACGCCCTTCTCACCCGGACCCTTCGCATCCTGCCGCTCGCCTGGGCGGCGACCGTCGCCCTCACCCGGATCTACCTCGGCGTGCACTGGGCCAGCGACGTGATCGGCGGCTGGCTCTACGCCACGGCGTGCCTCGCGGGCGCCGCCCTCGTCGTACGCGCCCTGCGCGGAGGGCCGCGGACGGGGCTTCAGTCACCGGCCCGTATCAGCCCGCTCTCGTAG